The following proteins come from a genomic window of Novosphingobium aromaticivorans DSM 12444:
- the purU gene encoding formyltetrahydrofolate deformylase → MSASLILTLSCEDKPGIVARVTGNLFEAGGNIREAQQFDDPLSGRFFMRVVFDPAEGSVEHYRAAFAAVADHYAMEWNLRDTTVKRKVILMVSKFDHCLGDLLYRTRIGELPMDVVAILGNHPKEALNISLIGDIPYHHLPITKDTKPQQEAEVKRIVTETGAELVVLARYMQILSDDLAAFLSGRCINIHHSFLPSFKGAKPYHQAHARGVKMIGATGHYVTADLDEGPIIHQDVETVTHADSPDDLVRKGRDVERRVLAEAVRLHLEDRALVNGNKTVVFKS, encoded by the coding sequence ATGAGCGCATCGCTGATTTTGACGCTGTCGTGCGAGGACAAGCCGGGCATCGTCGCCCGGGTCACGGGCAACCTGTTCGAGGCGGGTGGCAACATTCGCGAGGCGCAGCAATTCGACGATCCGCTGAGCGGCCGTTTCTTCATGCGCGTGGTGTTCGATCCGGCCGAAGGTTCGGTCGAGCATTACCGCGCGGCCTTCGCGGCGGTGGCCGACCACTATGCAATGGAATGGAACCTGCGCGACACGACCGTGAAGCGGAAGGTCATCCTGATGGTCAGCAAGTTCGACCACTGCCTTGGCGACTTGCTCTACCGCACGCGAATCGGCGAACTGCCGATGGACGTCGTGGCGATCCTCGGCAACCATCCCAAGGAAGCGCTCAACATCTCGCTGATCGGCGACATTCCCTACCATCACCTGCCCATCACCAAGGACACCAAGCCACAGCAGGAAGCCGAAGTGAAGCGCATCGTCACCGAGACGGGCGCGGAACTGGTTGTACTGGCGCGCTACATGCAGATCCTTTCGGACGACCTCGCCGCGTTCCTTTCGGGCCGCTGCATCAACATCCACCACTCGTTCCTGCCGAGCTTCAAGGGCGCCAAGCCCTATCACCAGGCGCATGCCCGCGGCGTGAAGATGATCGGCGCGACCGGCCACTACGTGACCGCCGACCTCGACGAAGGCCCGATCATCCACCAGGACGTGGAAACGGTGACCCACGCCGACAGCCCGGATGACCTGGTACGCAAGGGCCGCGACGTTGAGCGCCGCGTGCTGGCCGAAGCGGTGCGCCTGCATCTTGAAGACCGCGCACTGGTCAACGGCAACAAGACCGTCGTGTTCAAGAGCTGA
- a CDS encoding VOC family protein, giving the protein MHVNALDHVNIITDRLDETAEFYKALLGLERRDAPPPLTRQNAQWMYDAGGKAIVHINAVDCPRVYDREVQPGSLTGAIHHVALNCSGYDETLRRIDAMGLDCQTNLVDAIGLRQVFTADPNNVLLELNFFGD; this is encoded by the coding sequence ATGCACGTCAACGCACTGGACCACGTCAACATCATCACCGACCGGCTCGACGAGACCGCCGAGTTCTACAAGGCCCTGCTCGGGCTGGAGCGGCGCGATGCCCCGCCTCCCCTCACGCGGCAGAATGCACAATGGATGTACGATGCGGGCGGCAAGGCCATTGTTCACATCAACGCCGTCGACTGCCCGCGCGTCTACGACCGTGAGGTGCAGCCGGGATCGCTGACCGGGGCGATCCATCACGTCGCGCTGAACTGCTCGGGTTATGACGAAACGCTACGGCGGATCGATGCGATGGGGCTCGATTGCCAGACCAACCTGGTGGACGCGATCGGCCTGCGGCAGGTCTTCACGGCCGACCCGAACAACGTGCTGCTGGAGCTGAACTTCTTTGGCGATTGA
- a CDS encoding alpha/beta fold hydrolase, giving the protein MAGFVLIHGSWHGGWCFDPVAEILRARGHTVVAPTLPGMGGTAEEMAAVTLDGWGEFAAQHCRDLKARGVGPVVLAGHSRGGLVVSTAAERDPSAMDAIVYICAMMLPSGMSRAGFKELEGPNPAFDAIISKVHGGIATVIDTQNAAPVFAQISPPDLVEAAMARLVAEPHAPRSQQIKVTPERWGSLPRTYVECTLDRTIPIESQRRMIAMSPGANVVTLEADHSPYLSKPQELAEALEAAIPA; this is encoded by the coding sequence ATGGCCGGCTTCGTCCTGATCCATGGTTCCTGGCATGGTGGCTGGTGCTTCGATCCCGTCGCCGAAATCCTGCGCGCGCGCGGCCACACGGTCGTCGCGCCGACGCTGCCCGGGATGGGAGGCACGGCGGAGGAAATGGCGGCGGTCACGCTGGATGGCTGGGGCGAATTTGCTGCGCAGCATTGTCGCGACCTGAAGGCACGGGGCGTCGGCCCCGTGGTCCTCGCCGGCCACTCGCGCGGAGGCCTTGTCGTCTCCACCGCGGCCGAGCGCGACCCTTCCGCGATGGACGCCATCGTCTACATATGCGCGATGATGCTGCCCTCGGGCATGAGTCGCGCCGGGTTCAAGGAACTGGAAGGCCCGAACCCCGCTTTCGACGCGATCATCTCGAAGGTTCACGGCGGCATCGCCACGGTCATCGACACGCAGAATGCTGCACCGGTCTTTGCACAAATTTCGCCGCCCGATCTGGTCGAGGCGGCAATGGCAAGGCTCGTGGCCGAACCCCATGCTCCGCGTTCGCAGCAGATCAAGGTCACGCCGGAACGCTGGGGCAGCCTCCCGCGCACTTACGTCGAATGCACGCTCGACCGCACCATTCCGATCGAAAGCCAGCGCCGCATGATCGCGATGTCGCCGGGTGCGAACGTGGTGACTCTGGAGGCGGACCACAGTCCCTATCTGTCGAAACCGCAGGAACTGGCCGAGGCGCTGGAAGCGGCCATTCCCGCCTGA
- a CDS encoding glutathione S-transferase family protein — MALKYYHAEPLANSLKSMVPLKEKGLAYESIYVDLHKFEQHQPWFTAINPEGQVPVLDHDGTIITHTTVINEYLEDAFPDAQPADAPLRPRDPVGAARMRYWNKFIDEHVMNYVSMHGWHRMVGVIARNIASGDFEKLLESIPLPDQRKKWATARSGFSEADLANATAKIEYALDKVEKQLGETKWLAGDTYTLADINFYSHCGAMVERMFPEMEVARRAPRLCEWRDRVAARPAVAEALKSEDRTAPGLRVWSGEVR, encoded by the coding sequence ATGGCCTTGAAATACTACCACGCCGAACCGCTGGCCAACTCTCTCAAGTCGATGGTCCCGCTCAAGGAAAAGGGCCTCGCCTACGAGAGCATCTACGTCGATCTGCACAAGTTCGAGCAGCATCAGCCGTGGTTCACCGCGATCAATCCCGAAGGCCAGGTGCCGGTGCTCGACCATGACGGCACGATCATCACGCACACGACGGTGATCAACGAATACCTCGAGGATGCCTTCCCCGATGCCCAGCCCGCCGATGCGCCCCTGCGTCCGCGCGACCCGGTGGGTGCGGCGCGCATGCGCTACTGGAACAAGTTCATCGACGAGCACGTGATGAACTACGTCTCGATGCACGGATGGCACCGCATGGTCGGCGTGATCGCCCGCAACATCGCCAGCGGCGATTTCGAGAAACTGCTCGAAAGCATTCCGCTGCCCGATCAGCGCAAGAAGTGGGCTACCGCGCGATCGGGCTTTTCCGAAGCCGATCTCGCCAATGCCACCGCCAAGATCGAATACGCGCTCGACAAGGTCGAGAAGCAACTCGGCGAGACGAAGTGGCTGGCGGGCGACACCTACACGCTTGCCGACATCAACTTCTATTCGCACTGCGGCGCGATGGTCGAACGCATGTTCCCGGAAATGGAAGTGGCGAGGCGCGCGCCGCGCCTGTGCGAATGGCGTGATCGCGTTGCCGCGCGGCCTGCCGTCGCCGAAGCGCTGAAAAGCGAAGACCGCACTGCGCCCGGGCTGCGCGTCTGGTCGGGAGAAGTGCGCTGA
- a CDS encoding SDR family NAD(P)-dependent oxidoreductase — translation MTDLSGKHVVITGASTGIGRATATRCVAAGARVTLIARRADLLEQAARELGGSTAFAAADVADKAALKAALDHAVAANGPIDGLFLNAGIGGMFAPVEDYGDEAFDAVLAVNLKSVFWAIQHALPAMKERGQGAILVTGSLASERGLPMNAGYVASKHAVLGLSRAVANEAAEAGVRCNCILPGLIETPMLDGLPPEAASQMARAVPQGRTGSSDEVAQVAAFLLSDAASHVTAQALAVDGGMLGTMRV, via the coding sequence GTGACAGATCTTTCCGGCAAGCACGTCGTCATCACTGGCGCCTCCACGGGCATCGGCCGCGCCACGGCGACGCGTTGCGTGGCCGCTGGCGCTCGCGTTACCCTGATCGCCCGCCGTGCCGACCTGCTCGAACAGGCCGCCCGTGAACTTGGCGGATCGACCGCGTTCGCCGCTGCCGACGTTGCCGACAAGGCTGCGCTCAAAGCCGCGCTGGACCATGCCGTTGCCGCAAATGGCCCGATCGACGGCCTGTTCCTCAACGCCGGGATCGGCGGCATGTTCGCCCCTGTGGAGGACTATGGCGACGAAGCGTTCGATGCGGTTCTCGCCGTCAACCTCAAGTCGGTCTTCTGGGCGATCCAGCATGCACTCCCGGCGATGAAGGAGCGCGGGCAGGGGGCGATCCTGGTTACCGGCAGTCTCGCCAGCGAGCGTGGCCTGCCGATGAACGCGGGCTATGTCGCCAGCAAGCACGCGGTACTCGGCCTGTCGCGCGCGGTGGCGAACGAGGCGGCGGAAGCAGGCGTGCGCTGCAACTGCATCCTGCCCGGCCTGATCGAGACGCCGATGCTCGATGGCCTCCCGCCCGAAGCCGCCTCGCAGATGGCCCGCGCCGTGCCGCAGGGCCGCACCGGTTCGTCCGACGAAGTGGCGCAGGTCGCTGCCTTCCTTCTTTCCGACGCCGCCAGCCACGTCACCGCGCAAGCTCTCGCGGTCGATGGCGGCATGCTCGGCACCATGCGAGTCTGA
- a CDS encoding beta-lactamase hydrolase domain-containing protein has protein sequence MPDPDDIRAWQRLDAETTTSGRIEDKDVARLADLGVAHVVNLALETHPEALAGEGEKLAAQGIAYTHIPVPFDAPDDDHFAAFVAAVEQGPRPVHVHCIMNWRVSAFFYRYNRACRGMPEVDARKLMERQWSPEGHDSKEARVWAEFIARSAK, from the coding sequence ATGCCCGATCCCGACGATATCCGCGCCTGGCAGAGGCTCGATGCGGAAACGACCACGTCGGGCCGGATCGAGGACAAGGACGTGGCGCGCCTCGCCGATCTCGGCGTGGCCCACGTCGTCAACCTCGCGCTGGAAACCCATCCCGAGGCGCTGGCCGGGGAAGGGGAAAAGCTGGCCGCGCAGGGCATCGCATATACCCACATCCCGGTCCCGTTCGACGCACCGGACGACGACCATTTCGCCGCCTTCGTCGCTGCGGTGGAACAGGGGCCGAGGCCGGTCCACGTCCATTGCATCATGAACTGGCGCGTCTCCGCCTTCTTCTATCGCTACAACCGCGCGTGTCGCGGGATGCCCGAAGTCGATGCGCGCAAACTGATGGAACGGCAGTGGTCCCCCGAGGGCCACGACAGCAAGGAGGCCCGTGTCTGGGCCGAATTCATCGCACGGAGCGCAAAGTGA
- a CDS encoding 4-hydroxyphenyl-beta-ketoacyl-CoA hydrolase, with protein MPIDLSKIKAIDVHVHAEVSCHDPEDPVMGKFFDAASAYFKAPRERPKMPEIIEIYREQQIAFCMFTVDCESGIGAKRVSNYEIAELANKNDDICIPFASIDPHKGRMGAREARDLIENHGVKGFKFHHIMQNIEPASQVGYPIYEVINEYKLPAIFHTGHSGMGTGMRGGGGVRLKYGQPMLVDDVAVDFPDMKIILAHPSWPWVDESLSMALHKDNVFIDLSGWSPKYFQPQIIQYANTQLRKKMLFGSDFPLIHPQKWLDAARQVGFKEEVLPGIMKDNAARVLGLA; from the coding sequence GTGCCCATCGACCTTTCGAAGATCAAGGCGATCGACGTCCACGTCCATGCCGAGGTCTCGTGCCATGATCCGGAAGACCCGGTAATGGGCAAGTTCTTCGATGCGGCATCGGCCTACTTCAAGGCCCCGCGCGAGCGTCCCAAGATGCCCGAGATCATCGAGATCTACCGCGAACAGCAGATCGCGTTCTGCATGTTCACCGTCGATTGCGAGAGCGGCATCGGTGCGAAGCGCGTCTCGAACTACGAGATCGCCGAACTGGCCAACAAGAACGACGACATCTGCATCCCCTTCGCCTCGATCGATCCGCACAAGGGCAGGATGGGCGCCCGCGAGGCGCGCGACCTTATCGAGAACCACGGGGTCAAGGGCTTCAAGTTCCACCACATCATGCAGAACATCGAGCCTGCCTCGCAGGTCGGCTACCCGATCTACGAGGTGATCAACGAATACAAGCTGCCCGCGATCTTCCACACCGGCCATTCCGGGATGGGCACGGGAATGCGCGGCGGTGGCGGCGTCCGCCTCAAGTATGGCCAGCCCATGCTGGTCGATGATGTCGCGGTCGATTTCCCCGACATGAAGATCATCCTCGCGCACCCCTCGTGGCCGTGGGTGGACGAAAGCCTGTCGATGGCGCTGCACAAGGACAACGTGTTCATCGACCTGTCGGGCTGGTCGCCGAAGTACTTCCAGCCGCAGATCATCCAGTATGCCAACACGCAGCTTCGCAAGAAGATGCTGTTCGGTTCGGACTTCCCGCTGATCCACCCCCAGAAGTGGCTCGATGCCGCCCGCCAGGTCGGCTTCAAGGAGGAAGTTCTGCCCGGCATCATGAAGGACAACGCGGCCCGCGTCCTCGGCCTCGCCTGA
- a CDS encoding aldehyde dehydrogenase family protein — protein MNDMTTISRTQREYSEAAKAFLARKPQLFINNEWVDSSHDAVIEVEDPSNGRIVGHVVDASDKDVDRAVAAARAAFDDGRWSNLPPMVRDRTMNRLADLLEANADLFAELEAIDNGKPKGMAGAVDIPGAISQLRFMAGWASKVAGETTQPYTMPNGTVFSYTVKEPVGVCAQIVPWNFPLLMASLKIAPALAAGCTLVLKPAEQTSLTALKLADLVVEAGFPAGVINIITGNGHTAGDRMVKHPDVDKVAFTGSTEIGKLINRNATTTLKRVTLELGGKSPVVVMPDVDVAQTAPGVAGAIFFNAGQVCVAGSRLYAHRSVFDSVLEGMTQTAPFWAPRPSLDPEAHMGPLVSKEQHDRVMGYIEAGKRDGASVVMGGDCPSADGGYYVNPTILADVNPQMSVVREEIFGPVVVAQRFDDLDEVAKMANDTCFGLGAGVWTRDVAVMHKLASKIKSGTVWGNCHALIDTALPFGGYKESGLGREQGRAGIDAYLETKTVIIQM, from the coding sequence ATGAACGACATGACCACCATCTCGCGCACGCAGCGCGAATACTCGGAGGCCGCCAAGGCCTTCCTCGCGCGCAAGCCGCAGTTGTTCATCAACAACGAGTGGGTCGACAGCAGCCACGACGCCGTGATCGAGGTGGAAGACCCCTCGAACGGCAGGATCGTCGGTCATGTCGTCGATGCCTCGGACAAGGACGTCGACCGGGCGGTTGCCGCGGCGCGCGCCGCGTTCGACGATGGCCGCTGGTCCAACCTGCCGCCAATGGTCCGCGATCGCACCATGAATCGCCTGGCCGACCTGCTTGAAGCCAACGCCGATCTCTTTGCCGAGCTCGAAGCGATCGACAACGGCAAGCCCAAGGGCATGGCCGGCGCCGTCGACATCCCCGGCGCGATCAGCCAGCTCCGCTTCATGGCCGGCTGGGCCAGCAAGGTCGCGGGCGAGACGACGCAGCCCTACACGATGCCCAACGGCACCGTGTTCAGCTACACCGTCAAGGAACCCGTCGGCGTCTGCGCGCAGATCGTGCCGTGGAACTTCCCGCTGCTGATGGCCTCGCTCAAGATCGCCCCGGCGCTGGCGGCTGGCTGCACCCTGGTGCTGAAGCCCGCCGAACAGACCTCGCTTACCGCGCTCAAGCTTGCCGATCTCGTGGTCGAGGCCGGCTTCCCTGCGGGCGTGATCAACATCATCACCGGCAACGGCCACACCGCCGGTGACCGCATGGTCAAGCATCCCGACGTCGACAAGGTCGCCTTCACCGGCTCGACCGAGATCGGCAAGCTGATCAATCGCAACGCCACCACCACGCTCAAGCGGGTCACGCTCGAACTGGGCGGGAAGAGCCCCGTCGTGGTCATGCCCGACGTCGACGTGGCGCAGACCGCGCCTGGCGTTGCCGGCGCGATCTTCTTCAACGCGGGCCAGGTCTGCGTTGCCGGTTCGCGTCTCTATGCGCACCGTTCGGTGTTCGATTCCGTGCTCGAAGGCATGACCCAGACCGCGCCGTTCTGGGCGCCGCGCCCCTCGCTGGATCCCGAAGCCCACATGGGCCCGTTGGTCAGCAAGGAGCAGCACGACCGCGTGATGGGCTACATCGAGGCGGGCAAGCGCGATGGCGCCAGCGTCGTCATGGGCGGCGATTGCCCCAGCGCCGATGGCGGGTACTACGTCAACCCGACGATCCTTGCAGACGTGAACCCGCAGATGTCGGTCGTGCGCGAGGAAATCTTCGGCCCCGTCGTCGTCGCCCAGCGCTTCGACGATCTCGATGAAGTGGCGAAGATGGCCAACGACACCTGCTTCGGCCTCGGCGCGGGCGTGTGGACGCGCGATGTCGCGGTGATGCACAAGCTTGCCTCGAAGATCAAATCGGGCACCGTGTGGGGCAACTGCCACGCCCTGATCGATACCGCGCTGCCCTTTGGCGGCTACAAGGAATCGGGCCTGGGCCGCGAACAGGGGCGCGCCGGCATCGACGCCTACCTCGAGACCAAGACCGTCATCATCCAGATGTAA
- a CDS encoding PQQ-dependent dehydrogenase, methanol/ethanol family yields MRLKVLGLMAALLPLAACNIKSEGGGDAVANAGVTDALIAQAPEGEWLSYGRDYGEQRFSPLTQINDGNVGQLGLAWFHDLETARGQEATPLMHDGTLYISTAWSMVKAFDAKTGALKWSYDPEVPRETLVRACCDAVNRGVALYGDKVFVGTLDGRLVALDQKTGKVVWSKVVVPNQEDYTITGAPRVVKGKVLIGSGGSEYKARGYIAAYDVNTGNEVWKFHTVPGNPADGFENKAMENAARTWAGEWWKLGGGGTVWDSITYDPATNLVLFGTGNAEPWNPAAAGREGDSLYTSSIVAVNADTGDYVWHFQETPEDRWDFDSAQQITLADLTIDGQRRHVILHAPKNGHVYVLDARTGQFLSATPFVMVNWATGIDPKTGKATVNPEARYEKTGKPFVSLPGAVGAHSWQPQSFSPKTGLLYLPVNNAAFPYAAAKDWKATDIGFQTGLDGYVTSMPADAKVQGAAMKATTGTLVAWDPVAKKAAWKVELPSPSNGGILSTAGNLVFQGTAGGDFVAYNADKGKQLWSFPAQSGILAAPMTYAIDGEQYVAVMVGWGGVWDVATGVLAHKAKKQRNISRLVVFKLGGKATLPAAPPMAKMVLDPPPFTGTPEQAKAGGELYGRYCNVCHGDAAVAGGVNPDLRHSAALNAPEAIRSVVIEGALQHNGMVSFKSALKPEDADNIRHYLIKRANEDKALEAKGG; encoded by the coding sequence ATGCGATTGAAGGTCCTGGGACTTATGGCCGCACTGCTGCCGCTGGCGGCGTGCAACATCAAGAGCGAGGGCGGCGGGGATGCCGTCGCCAACGCCGGCGTCACCGACGCCCTCATCGCCCAGGCGCCCGAAGGCGAATGGCTGAGCTATGGCCGCGATTATGGCGAGCAGCGCTTCTCCCCGCTCACCCAGATCAATGACGGCAACGTCGGCCAGCTCGGTCTTGCCTGGTTCCATGACCTCGAGACCGCGCGCGGGCAGGAAGCCACGCCGCTGATGCATGACGGCACGCTCTACATCTCGACCGCGTGGTCGATGGTGAAGGCGTTCGATGCCAAGACCGGCGCGCTCAAGTGGTCCTACGATCCCGAAGTCCCGCGCGAGACGCTGGTCCGCGCCTGCTGCGACGCGGTCAATCGCGGCGTCGCGCTCTATGGCGACAAGGTCTTCGTCGGCACGCTCGACGGTCGCCTCGTCGCGCTCGACCAGAAGACCGGAAAGGTCGTCTGGTCCAAGGTCGTCGTGCCCAACCAGGAGGACTACACCATCACCGGCGCCCCGCGCGTGGTGAAGGGCAAGGTTCTGATCGGTAGCGGCGGCTCGGAGTACAAGGCGCGCGGCTATATCGCCGCCTACGACGTCAACACCGGCAACGAAGTGTGGAAGTTCCACACCGTCCCCGGCAATCCAGCGGACGGGTTCGAGAACAAGGCGATGGAAAACGCCGCCCGCACGTGGGCTGGCGAATGGTGGAAGCTCGGCGGGGGCGGCACGGTGTGGGATTCCATCACCTATGATCCCGCCACCAACCTCGTCCTGTTCGGCACCGGCAATGCCGAGCCATGGAACCCGGCCGCAGCCGGGCGCGAGGGCGACAGCCTCTACACGTCCTCGATCGTCGCGGTGAATGCCGATACCGGCGACTATGTCTGGCATTTCCAGGAAACCCCGGAAGACCGCTGGGACTTCGACTCCGCGCAGCAGATCACGCTGGCCGACCTGACCATCGATGGGCAGCGGCGCCACGTGATCCTTCATGCGCCCAAGAACGGTCACGTCTATGTGCTCGACGCCAGGACCGGGCAGTTCCTGTCGGCAACGCCCTTCGTGATGGTCAACTGGGCGACCGGTATCGATCCCAAGACCGGCAAGGCCACCGTCAATCCCGAAGCCCGCTATGAAAAGACCGGCAAGCCCTTCGTCAGCCTGCCCGGTGCGGTCGGCGCACACTCCTGGCAGCCGCAGAGCTTCAGCCCGAAGACCGGCCTGCTCTACCTTCCGGTGAACAACGCGGCATTCCCCTATGCCGCCGCCAAGGACTGGAAGGCCACCGACATCGGCTTCCAGACCGGCCTCGACGGCTATGTCACCTCGATGCCCGCCGACGCCAAGGTCCAGGGCGCCGCGATGAAGGCGACCACCGGTACGCTCGTGGCGTGGGACCCGGTTGCGAAGAAGGCCGCGTGGAAGGTCGAACTGCCGAGCCCGTCGAACGGCGGCATTCTCTCGACCGCTGGCAATCTCGTGTTCCAGGGCACCGCGGGCGGCGATTTCGTTGCCTACAACGCCGACAAGGGCAAGCAGCTCTGGTCGTTCCCGGCGCAGAGCGGCATCCTTGCCGCGCCGATGACCTATGCGATCGACGGCGAACAGTACGTCGCGGTCATGGTCGGCTGGGGCGGCGTGTGGGACGTCGCCACCGGCGTCCTCGCGCACAAGGCCAAGAAGCAGCGCAACATCAGCCGCCTGGTCGTGTTCAAGCTCGGCGGCAAGGCCACGCTGCCCGCTGCTCCCCCGATGGCCAAGATGGTCCTCGATCCGCCGCCGTTCACCGGCACGCCCGAACAGGCCAAGGCCGGCGGCGAACTCTACGGACGCTACTGCAACGTCTGCCACGGCGATGCGGCGGTTGCGGGCGGCGTGAACCCCGATCTGCGTCACTCCGCGGCGCTCAATGCCCCCGAGGCGATCCGCTCGGTGGTGATCGAGGGCGCGCTGCAGCACAACGGCATGGTCTCGTTCAAGTCGGCGCTGAAGCCCGAGGATGCGGACAACATCCGCCACTACCTCATCAAGCGCGCCAACGAGGACAAGGCTCTCGAAGCCAAGGGCGGCTGA
- a CDS encoding AMP-binding protein → MRAIDYFDRGHDRDPQRLAIVDTETGLKLTFAETKALSERIAAALQKGGFENQDLLGLYGPNDGMLLVVLLAMWRANGKWIPVNTRNAIDANAAYINYVRLKWLVYHSSKADEVAELKALCPTLQHFVCLDKRMGDDPSLEEFMAGVSEADFVEPEIDAFGNLMDMVGIFPTGGTTGPSKGANVTNLGWGTMIETAADGMGGRTDSPVALVSAPITHAAGPIALSTLSLGATQVILPGFDAERVLRTIAEYKVTHMYLPPTALYQLLASPELGDHDYSSLRIFILVGSPCSPEKLRQAVEVFGPAMCQSYGQVECPMIVAWFPPEDVARFATSAPEKLAACGKPTRSIKVKLLDDDGNEVPLGEAGEICVRGALVTHSYFEKPEETAEIRKFGWHHTGDVGKFDKDGYLYIVDRKKDMVVSGGFNVFTAEVEAAVTELAAVKEACVFGIPHEKWGEQVHAVVVADGITEAEIIAYAKERLGGVKAPKSVTFIDSIPRTAAGKMDKKALRKPWWGNADRMVN, encoded by the coding sequence ATGCGCGCCATCGACTACTTTGACCGCGGACATGACCGCGACCCGCAGCGTCTCGCCATCGTCGACACCGAGACGGGCCTCAAGCTGACGTTCGCCGAAACCAAAGCACTGTCCGAACGCATTGCTGCGGCATTGCAGAAGGGCGGCTTCGAGAACCAGGACCTGCTCGGCCTCTATGGCCCGAACGACGGCATGCTGCTCGTCGTGCTGCTTGCGATGTGGCGCGCCAACGGCAAGTGGATCCCGGTCAACACCCGCAACGCCATCGACGCCAACGCCGCCTACATCAACTACGTCCGCCTGAAGTGGCTGGTCTATCATTCGTCCAAGGCCGACGAGGTCGCGGAGCTCAAGGCGCTGTGCCCCACGCTCCAGCATTTCGTCTGCCTCGACAAGCGCATGGGCGATGACCCCAGCCTCGAGGAGTTCATGGCTGGTGTCAGCGAAGCCGATTTCGTCGAGCCCGAGATCGATGCCTTCGGCAACCTCATGGACATGGTCGGCATCTTCCCGACCGGCGGCACCACCGGCCCGTCGAAGGGCGCCAACGTCACCAACCTCGGCTGGGGCACGATGATCGAGACCGCAGCCGACGGAATGGGCGGCCGCACGGATTCGCCCGTCGCACTTGTTTCCGCGCCGATCACCCACGCTGCCGGCCCGATCGCGCTTTCGACGCTCAGCCTTGGCGCCACGCAGGTCATCCTGCCCGGCTTCGATGCCGAGCGCGTGCTGCGCACCATCGCGGAGTACAAGGTCACGCACATGTACCTGCCGCCGACGGCGCTCTACCAGTTGCTGGCGTCGCCGGAATTGGGCGATCACGATTACTCCAGCCTGCGCATCTTCATCCTCGTGGGCTCGCCGTGCAGCCCGGAGAAGTTGCGTCAGGCGGTCGAAGTCTTCGGCCCGGCCATGTGCCAGTCCTATGGCCAGGTCGAATGCCCGATGATCGTGGCATGGTTCCCGCCCGAGGACGTCGCCCGGTTCGCGACGTCCGCGCCGGAAAAGCTCGCCGCCTGCGGCAAGCCGACCCGCTCGATCAAGGTCAAGCTGCTCGACGACGATGGCAACGAGGTGCCGCTGGGCGAGGCGGGCGAGATTTGCGTGCGCGGCGCGCTGGTCACGCATTCCTACTTCGAAAAGCCCGAGGAAACCGCCGAGATCCGCAAGTTCGGCTGGCACCACACCGGTGACGTCGGCAAATTCGACAAGGACGGCTATCTCTACATCGTCGACCGCAAGAAGGACATGGTCGTCTCGGGCGGCTTCAACGTCTTCACCGCCGAAGTCGAGGCGGCGGTGACGGAACTCGCCGCCGTCAAGGAAGCCTGCGTGTTCGGCATCCCGCACGAGAAGTGGGGCGAGCAGGTTCATGCCGTGGTGGTTGCCGACGGCATTACCGAGGCAGAGATCATCGCCTATGCCAAGGAGCGCCTGGGCGGAGTCAAGGCGCCGAAATCTGTCACGTTTATCGACTCGATTCCGCGCACCGCAGCGGGCAAGATGGACAAGAAGGCGCTGCGCAAGCCCTGGTGGGGCAACGCAGACCGCATGGTGAACTGA